One part of the Gossypium raimondii isolate GPD5lz chromosome 1, ASM2569854v1, whole genome shotgun sequence genome encodes these proteins:
- the LOC128041917 gene encoding uncharacterized protein LOC128041917: MASMSFSPPSTFIFNGENYHIWVVKMKNYLQAYDLWKFVYTDVEQALLRDNATVAQIKHHSDKGAKRYKAMSCLQNGILDVIFTCIMACKTPKEAWYKLKEEFQGSDKTRQQQLINLKRDFENLKMKEVETVKQYADRIVTVATNIMLLEEEFADSKVVENFITTLPKRYESKISLVED; encoded by the coding sequence ATGGCTTCCATGAGCTTCTCACCACCTTCTACGTTCATTTTCAATGGAGAAAACTATCATATATGGGTTGTTAAGATGAAGAACTACCTGCAAGCTTATGACTTGTGGAAGTTTGTGTATACTGATGTCGAGCAAGCACTATTGAGGGACAATGCTACAGTTGCTCAAATTAAACACCACAGTGACAAGGGAGCTAAAAGATATAAGGCAATGTCTTGTCTACAGAATGGCATCTTGGATGTCATATTCACATGTATTATGGCCTGCAAAACCCCAAAAGAAGCTTGGTATAAGCTAAAAGAGGAGTTTCAAGGTTCGGATAAGACCAGACAACAACAACTCATTAATCTCAAGAGAgattttgagaatttgaagatgaaggagGTAGAAACTGTGAAGCAGTACGCAGATAGGATTGTGACGGTGGCAACTAACATCATGTTACTTGAGGAAGAGTTCGCAGATAGCAAGGTTGTTGAGAATTTCATAACAACACTTCCTAAGAGGTATGAATCAAAGATTTCCTTAGTCGAAGACTAA